The Fusarium falciforme chromosome 4, complete sequence genomic interval GAGCAGTGGCGATTTGGTCAACAGTGAAGAAGTCAGAAGAATCTGAGGCGGCGACCTTGTCGGGATGGTTGCGGAGGAGGGCGCGGTGGTAGGCGCGCTTTATGAGGGGCGTGGGGTCTTGCTGGGTGTCGAGGAGGGTTGCTGTCAGGTTGAGGACTTGATAGTGCGTCGCCGTGCCGGAGACGGCGGAAAAGTCTGTAGAAGATGCCATGGAGGTTGGTCTTGGGCTATGAGGGAAACATTGGGATATGAGGAAGTGGAGATGGCGGATTGTGTGAGTCTTGAATCTGAAAATCTTGGGATTTAGACATCTTGATATCACGTGACGGGGATATGTCCAACAAGATCTGGAAAGGAAACAAGCCATTGGCTTTCGTGAATGCTTGTTAGCATTGTAGCTTGCCATGGAGTCATTCAGCGCTGCCGTATAAAGTGTTTCGTCCAGTAGTAGTGATACAGCATTGGATCATTGGGGAGCTGAGAGCACTGGGGCTGGTCCACGATATGGCACAAGTCACCAAAGAAAAGTCGGCTTCTGTCGATGCGTAAAGTCGTTGCTTGAGACTGTTGCAGAGATTCTTGTACATAATAATACACGGGTACATGTACAGGTACGCCAAAGCAGGTCATTCCATCTCTCATCGTCTCCTCTATTTGGGGAACTTTGTCCAGCCATATTTGCCCACCTGTCACGGCAGTTAGCATAATGAACGGAGTTGAGATGAGTACTATAACTTGCCCTCTTCCAGCGCTTGATGAGGCTGGGCATCTCCAACATGGCCTTTCTCCTCTGCTCCATCCTGGATCACAGTTAGCAATTGTCCACTCCGGCATTGGCAATTGAGCCTCGTACTTGGCAATCATGTGTCGTTCGTGGATGTGACCCTTGACCTTTTGTCCCACACCAGTACCCTTCACCCTCAGACCGTGCTCGACCCGGTGAGCAAGACGGTACTCGGTGCCCTTGCGAGTGTCGGGCAGCAGGTCCTCGACGCCGTGCTCGCGGGCCATCTTGACCAGCTCAGCCTGGCGGCGCTGCGAGTAGACGGGGTCTTGCCACTTGCCGGTCACGGGGTGCCTGTAGAAGCGGAAGGGGTCCGGCCGGGACTCTTGGGAGGGCGTCTTGGGGCTCCCCTCGGGGACGATGGCGGCGGGGGGGTATCGGGCGAAGAAGCGCTGCAGGGGCGTTGGCAGCGACTTTGCCAGCTGGATGAGCTGCGACGGGGATGCCATTGTGCTAGGGGCCGGTCAATCGCATGTCCCGCGGGGGAGAGGAAGGGTTCGGTTCGAGATGGAGTCGTTGACTTTGAGAGCCTCTCCAATTGATTTGATCGATCATGTCGAGGCTGACGTCCCAAGTTTTCGAGTGCGGGCCCACTTTTGACAGGCGGGTCATGATTGGTTGATGGGTTGCAGCCTCCAATGCTTAATTCCACAGCCTCGCCGACTCTAGCAACATCCATTTCAATCAGCCATCAGTCATCACTTACAGTGGCGGGCGGGTGCCTGCTTTGAATCTtattctctctctttctcctATTCATCTCCAAGACACACACAGAAACCATGCCTCTCGATATCGAAGAGATCCTACGAAAGAAAAAGGCAGCAgacgctgccgccgccaagcCTAGGTTCATCCCTAAGGCCCAACGAGAGCGACTGGCAGCTGAAAAGGCCaaaaaggaagaggaagacaagaagcgcaaggccgCAGAGGATGCCCAACGACGACGCGAGGATGAACAGAAATGGGCTGCCCGACCAAACGGCTCATCATCGACGCCTGGCGAATCGACGAATGGCTCCTCTTCACGGGTGCCCACGGGGCCCAAGGCCATGAACCAGGAGAATGGTCGTGGAAGAGGGCGTGAAGGGAAAAAGGGAGACAAAGCGAACGGGGATAAGCGCTCAGCAGAGGACATCGAGGCGTCTCTTTTACGATCACGATATCTCGGCCCCGAAGTAAATCAACAGTCCAACTTTtcggcaaagaagaagcgaATGCGCACGACGGAGAGAAAGTTCAACTTTGAATGGGACGCCGATGAAGATACATCACGCGACAACGATCCCTTATACACGCGGCAGAGCGCCAACCACAATGGATCCTTTGCTGGCGTCGGCGGCGagtttgacgaggaggccgaggagcgaGCTCGCAAGCGCGCGAGGATGATCGAGCAGAGAGACCCGGAGAACGGAAAGGAGCGAGCGAAGGGATTCATGGAGGACTTCTTCCGAGCTCGCGACAAGGCCCGGCAACGCGCGGATCGTACAGGTCTGGGCAAGCGGTGGTCAGAGAAGTCGCTGGATGAGATGCGCGAGCGCGACTGGCGCATCTTCAAGGAGGACTTTGGTATTGCGACAAAGGGCGGCATGATCCCTAACCCCATGCGCAACTGGCGCGAGTCGAATCTGCCACCTCGACTGCTCAGCATCGTCGACCAGGTCGGCTATAAGGAGCCTACACCCATTCAGAGAGCTGCCATCCCCATCGCTCTCCAGGCTCGCGACCTCATCGGTGTCGCCGTTACCGGTTCCGGAAAGACGGCGGCCTTCCTTCTGCCGCTGCTGGTGTACATCTCCGACCTACCACCCCTGGAGGATCATAATAAGAACGATGGCCCGTAcgccctcatcctcgcccCGACTCGAGAACTGGTGCAGCAGATTGAGACCGAAGCCAAGAAGTTTGCTGACCCCCTCGGCTTCCGCTGCGTGAGCATTGTTGGTGGTCACTCCCTCGAAGAACAAGCATACGCCCTTCGCAACGGTGCCGAGATCATCGTCGCCACACCCGGTCGTCTGGTGGACTGCATTGAGCGCCGACTCCTGGTGCTCGGCCAGTGCTGCTATGTCATCATGGATGAGGCCGACCGCATGATCGATCTAGGCTTTGAGGAGTCAGTCAATAAGATCCTCGACGCCCTGCCCGTCTCGAACGAGAAGCCCGACACGGACGATGCAGAGAATGCGCAGCTAATGAAGCGCTACCTCGGCGGCAACGACCGCTACCGCCAGACCATGATGTACACGGCCACCATGCCTCCGCTCGTCGAGAAGATTGCAAAGAAGTACCTCCGCCGCCCGGCTGTCGTTACCATCGGCAACGCCGGTGAGGCTGTTGACACGGTTGAGCAGCGCGTCGAGTTCGTCTCGGGCGAGGACCGCCGTAAGAAGCGTCTACAGGAGATCCTCTCCTCCGAGGCCTTTGCACCCCCCATCATCGTCTTTGTCAACATCAAGCGCAACTGCGATGCTGTCGCGCGAgacatcaaggccatgggGTGGTCTGCCGTCACACTACACGGTTCAAAGACCCAGGAGCAGCGAGAGGCCGCCCTGGCTTCGGTGCGTGCCGGACACACACAAGTGCTGGTCGCCACCGATCTTGCTGGTCGTGGTATCGATGTTCCCGACGTTTCTCTCGTCGTCAACTTCAACATGGCCACCAACATCGAGAGTTACACCCATCGTATCGGTCGTACCGGTCGTGCCGGCAAGAGTGGTGTTGCAATCACCTTCCTGGGCAACGAGGATGCGGATACCATGTACGATCTGAAGCAGATCCTCAGCAAGAGCTCTATTTCAAAGGTGCCAGAAGAGCTGAGGAGACACGAGGCTGCGCAGTCGAGACCGGTACGCGGTGGAGGTGGTGCAgcaaggagagaaaaggaggaAGCGCCTGGGAAAGGAGGGTGGCAGTAATAATAGAATGGACGCTTTTGTATGGATAGTTTCAATGGGAACATAATGAAATCATCACTCGATAGTGTTGCAGTGAACTAATATCGTGTACTCTTTAACGTAACATTCATTTCCATTTCTCTTTTACTGCTTTTCTACATGTCATCCAATAGCAGAAGCACATCCCATGCCCTGTCTAGTATAGGAGTCTTGTCTAGTCTACTCGAGCTTCAGCTGCTCAAACTGCTTGATGGTCTCCTCGAAGCTGGTGAGCTCCTGCTTGGCGTCGGCCAACCTCTTCTGGTCCGTCTCGCGGATGGCGTCCGAGGCCTTCTCGAGGTATCCAGGGTCGTTGAGGatcttctcctgcttctgGATGCTGCTTCGGGCCTTgtccagcttcttctgcgCCTTGGCGATCTCGGCGTCGATGTCGACGCGGCCCTTGACGTGCAGGAAGACAGCCGCCTCCGTGGACACGGGGTAGGCGACGCAGCCGGCCGGCCGAGTGGCATCGGGCGACAGGATCTCGACGCCCTTGATACCCTTGCCACTGAGGGTCTTGATGGAGGCGACCTGCTCCTTGACAGTAGCCAGGGAGGTGTCGTTGTAGGCCTGGATGATGACTATAAACGAGTTAGCGCCTTgattataataggtaaagATTGATTACTTACCCTCGACGTCATCCTTGAGGGCGTACTCGGCCATCAATGATCGAGTGGCCTTGACGCAGCCCAGAACAAGCTCGTAAGCACGCTCAGACTCGGGGTCGTCAAGCTCCTCAGTGTAGGTGGGGTACTTGGCAACCATGATAGACTTGGTCTCGTCCTCGGGTCTCCGGGGCATTCGCTGCCACATCTCCTCAGTAATGAAGGGCATGAAGGGGTGGATCATGGTCAGGGCGGCCTCGAGAGCCGTGTACAGGGTCTGGATGGCCGAGTtgcgctcctcctcggtgcCATCTCGGATGATGGACTTGGAGTTTTCGATGTAAACATCGCAAAGCTCGTTGTACCAGTAGCGGTAGATGATGAGCGTCGACTTGGAGAACTCGCGGTCCTCAAGAGCGCGGTTGATATCCTTGGCAGCAGTGTTCATCTTGTGGAGGATCCATCGCTCGGCCAGAGTCTTGCCGCGGGCAATGCCCGACTTGGAGGGAGTGAAGTCCTGAGGAAGACTTCCAAGGACGTACTTGGTCGCCTGGAAGATCTTGTTACAGAACTTTCGGTATCCGTGGATGATCTTGACGTCCAGGTTGATATCTCCACCACCAGTGGTGGCATTGATCATGGTGAAGCGCAGAGCATCGGCACCACACTGGGGGATACCATCAGGGAAGGCAGTCTTCTGGTACTTGGTGGCCTTGGCGACCTCGCTGGGGTGCAGGTTGCCCTGCAGGAGCTTCTCGTGGAGATAGTCCAGCTTGACACCGGCAATGACGTCCAGGGGGTCAACGACGTTACCCAAACTCTTGCTCATCTTCCTACCCTCGGAATCTCGGACCAGACTGTGGCAGTAGACCTCCTTGAAGGGGATATCGCCCGTCATCTTGAGTCCGAGCATGATCATTCTGGCAatccagaagaagagaataTCCCAACCAGTCTCCAGGACGGATGTGGGGTACAGGGTCTCGAGGTCATGGGTCTTGTTGGGCCAGCCCAGGGTGCTGAAGGGCCAGAGGCCAGAAGAGAACCATGCTGTTTATGCGGTCAGTTGCTAATATCCAATAGTATTTCACGGGTAACTCACTGTCAAGAACATCCTCATCACGCTGAAGAGTAAACGTCTTGCCGGGCagggcagccttggccttctcctcggcctcctgcTCAGTCCGGCCAGCAAAccagagcttctcctcgggaATATCTCCAGCGCCTCCCTCGATCTTGGCAAAGTAGACAGGGCACTGATGACCCCACCAGAGCTGTCGGCTGATACACCAGTCATTGATGTCCTCGAGCCATCGGTAGTAGCTCTTCTCAGCAGACTCGGGGCGGATCTTGATGCGGCCGTCTCGGACAGCAGCAAGAGCAGGCTCGGCCAACTCCTTCATGCGAACCCACCACTGAGGCTTCATGAGAGGCTCAATGACGTCCTTGGACTTTTCGCACAGAGGGACCTTCATGGcgttgtccttcttgtcgacGTACAGACCCTTGGCCTTCAGGTCATCCTGAATGGTGTAACGGACGTCGAATCGCTTCTGGCCCTTGTAGGGGCCGGCGTTCTCGTTCATGAGACCATCATCAGTCAAGATGTTGATAAACTCGAGGTTGTGCTTCTGGCCGAGGGTGAAATCGTTGGGGTCGTGAGCAGGGGTAAGCTTGACGGCACCAGTTCCGAACTCCATGTCGACATACTCGTCGGCAATAATAGGGAGCTTGCGGCCCTCGATAAAGGGGTGAATGGCAGTCTTGCCGATGAGGTGCTTGTACCTGTCGTCCTTGGGGTGGACGGCGATACCAGTGTCACCCAGCATGGTCTCGATACGGGTAGTGgcgacctcgacgagctcGTCGGATCCCTCAATGGGGTACTTGAAGTGAACAATGACACCAAATTCGACCTTCTTGTCGTAGCCAGGGACATCGAGGAGTGTTCGGCCAGTCAGCTCCTTGTTGGCGACCTCGAGGTTAGACAGGGCAGTGTTGAGCTTTGTGCACCAGTTGACAAGTCGGTTAGCACGGTAAATGGTGCCCTCCTCGTGAAGCTGGACCCAAGTCTCGGTAACGGCCGCGGACAGGTTAGCGTCCATGGTGAAAGCCTCTCGGCTCCAGTCGAAAGAACCTCCCAGGCTGGTCAGGGCCTTGTTGATGCGCTTGTGGTACTCATCCTTCCACTGCCAGACGGTGTCGACAAACTTGGCTCGGCCAAGGTCGTGTCGGGTCTTGCCCTCCTTTCTCCAGAGCATGTTCTCGACGACGCTCTGTGTCGAGATACCAGCGTGATCGCAGCCAGGCAGCCAGAGAGTGGTCTTGCCCTGCATTCGGTTCCATCGAACCATGAGATCCTGAAGAGAGTCACCAAGGGCGTGACCCATGTGCAGGGCACCAGTGACGTTGGGGGGAGGGTGGACAATGACGAAGCTGCCCtcgtccttgaccttgccatcAGGCTTGAACTCGGGCTTGAAGaagccctccttctcccaccAGCTGTACCATGCCGACTCGACGGCGATGGGGTTGTATGCCTTGAAATGGGGGTCCTCGAACGATCGGATTCGCTTCTTCTCACCCTCGGGGGTGTCCTCGACGTATTCGGGGAGgggctcctcctcgaccttcttctccttgggcttcttctccttggctggcTTGGGGGCGCTCGCGGCGGCctttgccttcttggcctcgaacttggcctgcttctcggccttcttgcgcTCCTTCTCCACTGCGCCATCATGTTAGACCATCTGGGGTCGAAATCGGTTCGGGGAGGCTTCACATACACTCCTTGGCAGTCTTCACCTTGGCACCGCCCTCGGCACCGGCATCAGCACCGGAGGCATGAACGGGGGTAGCAGACTCGGtgatgctcttcttctcctcggcgggGACGGCTGGAGGGGTATTGGTAGCGTCTTCAAGGCCCTCGCTGGCGCCGACTATATGATTCCGATGTTAGTCACGCCCTAAATATGCCCCCATTCACAATCCTCATCCTTACTGGGGTTTCCTCGGCCGCTGTTTGTCGCCATGGTGACTCGCGTGGTCGTCAAGGGTCGTCTTGGGGAAGCAGATCGCACGCGAAGTGCTTGCACCGCGAGTCGTCTAAACGTCGTGCCGGAGATGACTGAGCGAAGCCCGTTGTTTTGGGGCTTCAGACACTGTCGCACGCCGGGAATTGACCTAAATAGAGAGAAAAGAGCAAAGATGACTCAGAGTCGAGCCTCGTTGCTACGATTCAAGACGGTTTGGTTTGTAAATTTGAGTCATGGGCATCCAGAACGAATATCGGAAGGTGGGTTGTACCCCGCGTAGTGCGGCGTTTGTGGCGGTGCATATGTGGCTGGAGCTCTGGTGCTGGTGGTCATGTTTTCCACCCACGTCTTGACATTGAACGACTGTATTCCAACGCTGTGTTTTTCGGGATCTTGTCTGTCGATTTAATTGGTTTGAACCTGTTGAATTTGTTCCTTCCTGCTCCATTTTCCCCTGTTTCCTCAAAGTCTATGTCTTAATGGCCTTCAGGCTAGCTTTGAAAGCTCACACGAGCCGAACACTCTGTAGTATCACAGCCAGCTCCAGACGGGCATATTCAACAGGCCATGGCTCAAATTATTTCACAGTAAACTTGGGCTCTAAACGAAAGGTGTCATTTCTCTGAAAAAAGTATCTATCTgaaataagctaacttcATTCTAGGACCTCGCTGCCTTGCTACAAAGCGTGAAGCCACAAATCAAGTTGTCCAACCCTAGCCGTCATGACGCAGCAGTTATTCTGGCCACGCCTGAGTATGCTCGAtggttggaggaggatggcttCATGGCAGAGTTTGTAAAGCTTCTCTCGGGCTCTGAAAAGATGGAGCAGTTCCACGTTCTTGGTGCTGTGATTGACCATGTCGCTCCGCCTGTTCCGGCGAACAAGCCCATCCAGGGCTTGTCCATCCTCCGCGGCTCTGTGAGCTCTATCCTCCCAGAACTCTGGAGTGAAGCTCCTCCAAAGGCAAGGGAGGATGCGAACAAGGTTGCGGCCTTGACGTTCGACCTCGGCAACCCCCACCTCACTGTCCCCTTGACCAATACCACTTTCCAGAACCACAAGACGTCGACTCTTATTGCAAGCCGATACGACCTCTCTCAAGAATCTCCGAAGctcttggagaagatggaaaAGCACTGGCAGCAGGTGACTCTTCCTCTCAGAGAGCAGCTCCCTTCGATCAAGAACCTCGGCATCTGGGCTCCCCTGGTACCCCTGACTCAACCACGTGTGGTGACGGAAAGCTTTGGCAACATTGTAAGGCGAGTCAATGTCGATGACGAATCAGTTCCTGCCTCGAATGAGCTCGAGCCAGCAGTCGACGAATTGCATAGCCGGAAGTCCAACCTGGTTCAGTCGCCCATGGGCATCTGGGCTGTCATCACGCCCCCTACGTTTGCTCAAGTGGGAAGCACTGTCTCTCGATCTGCCGACCCAGATCCGGAGGCGACGTTTGATGAGAATCTCAACATTCCAGACTTGGTAGCCTCGACATCTAGTCATCTGCATGGACTGTACGGGCAAGGGGGCCGACTATATCAGATCTGTACGTCTTTTCTACTTGAACACCCCCAAACCAAGTGCTAACATGAACAGTgagcggtggtggtggctgggGTGCAAAGAAGGGTCTGTTGTCACTTGACCCTCAACGGACTCACTTTGCGCTttctgaagaggaggaaatgCAGAGGTTCATCCAGGCTATGGACGGTGGCAACTTTGTCCCCGTGGGTTCCAAGATCCAGTTCTTCGTGTCGACCGAGACTTCGGCGACGGAAGCATCTGGCACTCCTGCCCCTGGCGTAGTGTTTGGCACGGCCAGCAGAGTCCACGAGTCGACAGACACCGAGTCCGAGACTGTCGTCTTGGATAATCACTTTGGCGCACTCTCAAACGACGGAATCTTTGTCACCTCGTCGGACGCTGCCGCCGAGACGACGCCGGGCTACAACAATGACTGGAAGCTCAACGTGCCAAACTCTCGAATCTTTGTCGCCGACCAAGAGTAGAACCTGAAGGGCTGGTTCGTGGTATTTCTGGCTTGGTGCGCGTACACGTGTATACTTGAGATGTGTAATTACTCCCCCTTCTAATGTCTAGAGGCTGCTGCCAACTCTACCCTGATGAATACATACCCCATCTACTCCTGACTTgatcttcttttcttttgcaATCcctctgccgctgccgctgcaaCATCCTCTAGTGTCGtccccctcttcctcttcccaaCCTTCTCGCTTCCAAGCACCTCATCCTCCGCAATGTCCTTGTAGACACCAGCAGCGCCCTGGAACAACTCCTTTCCCCATCCTCCCTCCTCGGCCATGGTGTGGGCaatctcttccatctctctGACCCAGCGGTATGCCTTGGGCGGCATGTTCGGCACGGCCTTGTCGGCGAGAGCGAGGTGCGTGGGAAGACCTTTAGCCATCTCGTTTCGCAAAACATCAGCAACACCAAGGCTGTGGGCGGTTGTGAATGACTGAGTAGCTATGGCTATGAAGCCTTTGGACATGGCTGCGAAGCACATTTTGAGTCCGCTCGCGGCGCCGATGTCGGGGGAGATGGGGTTCATGTTTAGCACTGAAGCAAGAGTATCGCCGTAAGGCAGGGCTGAGAGAGATTCTGGCCCAGATATGGGAAGACTTGGGCGTATCCAGTCGGAATAGTTGGTGTTGCTAGAGGATTTGGATCCGCCATCGGTGGAAGATGTCCGTTTTGGAGGACCTCCCAGGATGCATCCATCGATGAAGCGGACGGGTACCTCGGATTTCTCGAGAAGCGCTGCGATTACTTTCGTACTTGACGGCGAAACTGCATTTAGATCGACAAAGTATagctcttctcttctcttggaCTGCGAGAGCGCATCCACGATGCGTCGCGCTGTAGCCTCGGCATCCCGTGGGGGCACGACAGAGAGTATTACTGAGCACTCTTCCACCAGGTCGACATCGGTCTTGAGCAGTTCCACATTGGCTTCCCGGGCGCGATCAATGGTATCTTGACTGTGGCTTTTGTAAGTTCCCTATTTCTTGCCAAGTGGTAGATATATCCTACCTTCTACCTGAGCAATTCGTCGCAAC includes:
- a CDS encoding Diphthamide biosynthesis protein 4; protein product: MASPSQLIQLAKSLPTPLQRFFARYPPAAIVPEGSPKTPSQESRPDPFRFYRHPVTGKWQDPVYSQRRQAELVKMAREHGVEDLLPDTRKGTEYRLAHRVEHGLRVKGTGVGQKVKGHIHERHMIAKMEQRRKAMLEMPSLIKRWKRASYSTHLNSVHYANCRDSPRPTSMASSTDFSAVSGTATHYQVLNLTATLLDTQQDPTPLIKRAYHRALLRNHPDKVAASDSSDFFTVDQIATALNVLSSPSSRAAYDAALRVSRPAGAASRDTAFQTGVENVDLDDLAFDEDDECWYRPCRCGNERSYVFRETDLEEVSDEGELVVACLDCSLWLRVHFAVMDVEDDETPPSDDITKKS
- a CDS encoding Pre-mRNA-splicing ATP-dependent RNA helicase PRP28, which gives rise to MPLDIEEILRKKKAADAAAAKPRFIPKAQRERLAAEKAKKEEEDKKRKAAEDAQRRREDEQKWAARPNGSSSTPGESTNGSSSRVPTGPKAMNQENGRGRGREGKKGDKANGDKRSAEDIEASLLRSRYLGPEVNQQSNFSAKKKRMRTTERKFNFEWDADEDTSRDNDPLYTRQSANHNGSFAGVGGEFDEEAEERARKRARMIEQRDPENGKERAKGFMEDFFRARDKARQRADRTGLGKRWSEKSLDEMRERDWRIFKEDFGIATKGGMIPNPMRNWRESNLPPRLLSIVDQVGYKEPTPIQRAAIPIALQARDLIGVAVTGSGKTAAFLLPLLVYISDLPPLEDHNKNDGPYALILAPTRELVQQIETEAKKFADPLGFRCVSIVGGHSLEEQAYALRNGAEIIVATPGRLVDCIERRLLVLGQCCYVIMDEADRMIDLGFEESVNKILDALPVSNEKPDTDDAENAQLMKRYLGGNDRYRQTMMYTATMPPLVEKIAKKYLRRPAVVTIGNAGEAVDTVEQRVEFVSGEDRRKKRLQEILSSEAFAPPIIVFVNIKRNCDAVARDIKAMGWSAVTLHGSKTQEQREAALASVRAGHTQVLVATDLAGRGIDVPDVSLVVNFNMATNIESYTHRIGRTGRAGKSGVAITFLGNEDADTMYDLKQILSKSSISKVPEELRRHEAAQSRPVRGGGGAARREKEEAPGKGGWQ
- a CDS encoding Valine--tRNA ligase; its protein translation is MATNSGRGNPIGASEGLEDATNTPPAVPAEEKKSITESATPVHASGADAGAEGGAKVKTAKELEKERKKAEKQAKFEAKKAKAAASAPKPAKEKKPKEKKVEEEPLPEYVEDTPEGEKKRIRSFEDPHFKAYNPIAVESAWYSWWEKEGFFKPEFKPDGKVKDEGSFVIVHPPPNVTGALHMGHALGDSLQDLMVRWNRMQGKTTLWLPGCDHAGISTQSVVENMLWRKEGKTRHDLGRAKFVDTVWQWKDEYHKRINKALTSLGGSFDWSREAFTMDANLSAAVTETWVQLHEEGTIYRANRLVNWCTKLNTALSNLEVANKELTGRTLLDVPGYDKKVEFGVIVHFKYPIEGSDELVEVATTRIETMLGDTGIAVHPKDDRYKHLIGKTAIHPFIEGRKLPIIADEYVDMEFGTGAVKLTPAHDPNDFTLGQKHNLEFINILTDDGLMNENAGPYKGQKRFDVRYTIQDDLKAKGLYVDKKDNAMKVPLCEKSKDVIEPLMKPQWWVRMKELAEPALAAVRDGRIKIRPESAEKSYYRWLEDINDWCISRQLWWGHQCPVYFAKIEGGAGDIPEEKLWFAGRTEQEAEEKAKAALPGKTFTLQRDEDVLDTWFSSGLWPFSTLGWPNKTHDLETLYPTSVLETGWDILFFWIARMIMLGLKMTGDIPFKEVYCHSLVRDSEGRKMSKSLGNVVDPLDVIAGVKLDYLHEKLLQGNLHPSEVAKATKYQKTAFPDGIPQCGADALRFTMINATTGGGDINLDVKIIHGYRKFCNKIFQATKYVLGSLPQDFTPSKSGIARGKTLAERWILHKMNTAAKDINRALEDREFSKSTLIIYRYWYNELCDVYIENSKSIIRDGTEEERNSAIQTLYTALEAALTMIHPFMPFITEEMWQRMPRRPEDETKSIMVAKYPTYTEELDDPESERAYELVLGCVKATRSLMAEYALKDDVEVIIQAYNDTSLATVKEQVASIKTLSGKGIKGVEILSPDATRPAGCVAYPVSTEAAVFLHVKGRVDIDAEIAKAQKKLDKARSSIQKQEKILNDPGYLEKASDAIRETDQKRLADAKQELTSFEETIKQFEQLKLE